One Gordonia pseudamarae genomic window, CCTGTCCGAACCGTCGGCACTGCCCGGCGGCCCGGACCCGGAGGAACTCGAGATGGAGGCCGAGGAAGCCGCCGAGACCGAGATGGAGATGACCGAGGCCGTCGACATGGCCGCCGAACGCCTCGACGAAGCCAAAACCGAACTGGCCGAACGTGAATTGTTTGCCGAGGCGACCGAACGGGAACATCTGGCGGCGGTGCGCGCGATTGCCGATCAGCGCGAGGGCATCGCCCGGCTGGAAGGGCAGGTGGTCAACCTGCGGACCCGCACCGAGTCGGCGGACGCGGAGACCGCGCGGCTGACCGAGGCCATCGCGTCGGCCACCGAACGCGCCGAACAGGCCCGGCAGGCTCAGGACGCGGCCGAGGCGCTGCTCGCCGAGCTGGATGGTGCCGAAGCCGGGCTCGACGAACACCACGACCGGTGCGTGGCCGCACTCGACCTGTCCGATCACCGGGTGGCCGCCCTGCTCGCCGAGGAACGCACCGCAGAACAACGCATCGCCTCCCTGACCGCCCGCATCGAGGTGCTCGCGGGCAGCCTCGAACGCGGCGACGGCGGAACCTGGCTGCGCGAGAACGCATCCGATGGCCTGCTCGCGCCGCTGGCCGAGCTGCTGACCGTGGAGAGCGGCTACGAGACAGCGGCGGCCTGCGCCCTCGGGACCCTCGCCGATGCCATCGTGACCGTCGACGGGACCGCGGCACTCGGCGCGCTGACCGCGCTGCGCGCCGGCGACGGCGGCCGCGCCGCCCTCATCGTGAGCGGATTGCCGGTCACCGGCCATCGCCGCGACGTCGAGCTGCCACCGGGGACGCGGTGGGCCGCCGACATCGTGACCTGCCCCGACGCCGTGCGCGGCGCGCTCGAACTACTGCTGGCCGACATGGTGATCGTCGACGACCCGGCCGCAGGTCTGGCGCTGGCACAGCGGCATCACCTGCGGGCGGTCACCCGCGACGGTGACCGGATCGGCCCTGCCGCCGTCGAAGGCGGATCCTCGCGCCGGCAGTCGAGCCTGGAGGTGCAGTCGGCGATCGACACCGCCCGCGCCCAACTGGACGCCGCCGGCCGCACCGTCGAGGAGGTCACCGCCGCGCTGTCGGGGGCTCAGTCCGAGCAGCGCGACCGCAAAGCCGCCGCCGAGGAGGCACTCGCCGCGCTGCACGAGTCCGATGCCAATCTCGGCGCGGCCTACGAACAACTCGGGCGTCTCGGCCAGGACCTGCGGACCGCGCTGTCGGAGGCCGAGCGCCTGACCCGACAGCGCGACCGCGCCGAGGAGAGCCGCGGCGAGAACCTGACCGCACTGCGTGAACTCGAAGAGCGCCTGCGCGCTGTGCGCAACACCGGCGACGCCGATTCGGTGTCGGTGGACGACGACCTCGACCGGCTCGCCGCGAGCGAAGCCGTCGGCGCCGCACGCAGCGTCGAGATGGAGGCTCGGCTGGCGTTGCGCACGGCCGAGGAACGACTGGCCTCCGTCCGCGGCAAGGCCGACTCGTTGCGGCGGGCGGCGATCCGCGAACGGGAGAACCGCGAACGCCAGCGCCTGGCCGACCAGGCCCGCCGCGAGGCGGCGGCCGTGGCGCGGGCGGTGGCCGCGGTCGGTGCCGAGGTGGCCGAGCGGGTACGGTTCGCCGTCGCGCAGGCCCAGCGCGGCCGCGACGAACTCGACGCCGTCCGCAGGCAACGGTCGACGGCACTCGATGAACTCAAGAAGCAGTCCGCTCAACTCACCGACCGCCTGAACGCCCTGCGCGACAGCGTGCACCGCGACGAGATGGCCCGCGCCCAGGCGGCGTTGCGCATCGAACAACTCGAAGAGCAGATTCT contains:
- the smc gene encoding chromosome segregation protein SMC; amino-acid sequence: MHLKSLTLKGFKSFASATTLRFEPGITCVVGPNGSGKSNVVDALTWVMGEQGAKALRGGKMEDVIFAGTSGRPPLGRAEVTLTIDNSDGALPIDYSEVSVTRRMFRDGAGEYEINGSSCRLMDVQELLSDSGIGREMHVIVGQGRLAAILESRPEDRRAFVEEAAGVLKHRRRKEKAVRKLQGMQANLDRLGDLTAELRRQLKPLGRQAEVARRAQTIQADLRDARLRLAADDLVTRRTEMARHTAVEDEVRREQDEVTAQLDTVTAALAEHETHLAEIIPAAEAAGQGWFRLSALAERVDATCRVAGERSRYLSEPSALPGGPDPEELEMEAEEAAETEMEMTEAVDMAAERLDEAKTELAERELFAEATEREHLAAVRAIADQREGIARLEGQVVNLRTRTESADAETARLTEAIASATERAEQARQAQDAAEALLAELDGAEAGLDEHHDRCVAALDLSDHRVAALLAEERTAEQRIASLTARIEVLAGSLERGDGGTWLRENASDGLLAPLAELLTVESGYETAAACALGTLADAIVTVDGTAALGALTALRAGDGGRAALIVSGLPVTGHRRDVELPPGTRWAADIVTCPDAVRGALELLLADMVIVDDPAAGLALAQRHHLRAVTRDGDRIGPAAVEGGSSRRQSSLEVQSAIDTARAQLDAAGRTVEEVTAALSGAQSEQRDRKAAAEEALAALHESDANLGAAYEQLGRLGQDLRTALSEAERLTRQRDRAEESRGENLTALRELEERLRAVRNTGDADSVSVDDDLDRLAASEAVGAARSVEMEARLALRTAEERLASVRGKADSLRRAAIRERENRERQRLADQARREAAAVARAVAAVGAEVAERVRFAVAQAQRGRDELDAVRRQRSTALDELKKQSAQLTDRLNALRDSVHRDEMARAQAALRIEQLEEQILESFAITPDDLVAEYGPDVPMPPSALEIAEYEQAKERGDQVVAPAPMPFDRRAQETRAKRAQKDLNTLGKVNPLALEEFAALEERYNFLSAQLEDVKAARADLLAVVEDVDARILRVFTEAYADVEREFEQVFASLFPGGEGRLVLTDPGDMLTTGIEVEARPPGKKVKRLSLLSGGEKSLTAVAMLVAIFRARPSPFYVMDEVEAALDDTNLQRLIGLFEQLREKSQLIVITHQKPTMQVADALYGVSMRGDGITTVISQRLRGVDIAVPATTEPG